A region from the Methanobacterium sp. genome encodes:
- a CDS encoding prenyltransferase, whose translation MNFNKLSKIIKIAELHFVFGGFLYFSIGALLAVLLNSEFILSKFLFGYAIFFMAHLSMQFSNEYFDIDCDKHGSPTPFSGGSGVLVENPDLRKFAINFSVTLMIISIVMAIVFMVIYSYSLWFLIFVVFGNLLAWFYAAPPIKLSYRGLSEVATILTGIIFPGMGYLTMTGTLDFPFFIFALAIMLYQTLFISAVQIPDMEVDKIGGKNTIIVKKGRKFGFTLIGVSGLLATIYFLLISQTNLYPSINFQIISIISLVPLIFAILAYYYRTEDKIAAMNLVNRVLSSLFAFGILVNLYFVYLLI comes from the coding sequence ATGAACTTCAATAAATTATCAAAAATCATAAAAATAGCAGAACTTCACTTTGTCTTCGGTGGATTTTTATATTTCAGCATTGGAGCACTGTTAGCCGTTTTACTGAACTCAGAATTTATTTTAAGTAAGTTTTTATTTGGTTATGCAATCTTTTTCATGGCCCATCTTTCAATGCAGTTCAGTAACGAATATTTCGATATTGATTGCGATAAACATGGGAGCCCAACACCTTTTTCTGGTGGTAGTGGAGTTCTGGTTGAAAATCCAGACTTAAGAAAATTTGCTATAAATTTCTCTGTTACATTAATGATTATTTCTATTGTTATGGCAATAGTTTTCATGGTCATTTACTCCTATTCCTTATGGTTCCTGATTTTTGTTGTTTTTGGGAACTTATTAGCATGGTTTTATGCTGCACCACCCATAAAATTGTCTTACAGAGGATTAAGTGAAGTAGCAACCATTTTAACTGGAATTATTTTTCCGGGAATGGGATATCTGACCATGACCGGAACTTTAGATTTTCCTTTTTTCATTTTTGCACTGGCTATAATGCTTTATCAAACACTTTTTATCAGCGCTGTTCAAATTCCTGACATGGAAGTTGATAAAATAGGGGGAAAAAATACAATTATTGTAAAAAAAGGCCGTAAATTTGGATTTACTTTAATTGGAGTTTCTGGACTTTTAGCTACAATTTATTTCCTTTTAATTTCCCAAACAAACCTGTATCCTTCCATCAATTTCCAAATCATATCCATAATTTCATTAGTTCCTTTGATATTTGCTATATTAGCTTATTATTATAGAACAGAGGACAAAATAGCTGCCATGAACTTAGTAAATCGTGTTCTTTCTTCTTTATTTGCCTTTGGAATTTTAGTAAATCTTTATTTTGTGTATCTACTGATATAA